One window of Alkaliphilus metalliredigens QYMF genomic DNA carries:
- a CDS encoding Cof-type HAD-IIB family hydrolase: protein MGYQLIILDMDGTLLNSDKEVSEENKKALQNVKDMGMTVAIATGRIFTSARFYARMLGITAPIIACNGALIRDHQTNEVVYSNPIRLEDAIAIAKLCKEKGVYFHFYNQEQFYIEELGFSSLKYHDWNERQNESDRIHMEKMTNAVEFLTNNAIEVLKFVIMDEDPKKLKEIKEALDEMKTLETDKSWYNNLEVMNKGVSKGKAIKRLAEILQITQEKRIAFGDNYNDLSMKESVRTFVAMENGEEFVKERADYITASNDESGVAKGIKKYILL, encoded by the coding sequence ATGGGTTATCAATTAATTATTTTGGATATGGATGGAACGTTATTAAATAGTGACAAAGAAGTATCAGAAGAAAATAAGAAGGCTTTACAAAATGTTAAGGATATGGGAATGACTGTCGCCATTGCCACTGGAAGGATTTTTACCTCTGCAAGGTTTTATGCCAGGATGCTAGGTATCACAGCACCTATCATTGCTTGTAACGGTGCCCTCATACGAGATCATCAAACCAATGAGGTGGTTTATAGTAATCCCATTAGACTTGAGGATGCCATTGCCATTGCAAAGCTTTGTAAAGAGAAGGGGGTCTACTTTCACTTTTATAACCAAGAACAATTTTATATAGAGGAGCTTGGTTTTAGCTCTCTAAAGTATCATGACTGGAACGAGAGGCAAAATGAAAGTGATCGAATTCATATGGAAAAAATGACGAATGCTGTCGAATTTCTAACAAACAATGCCATCGAAGTACTAAAGTTTGTGATTATGGATGAGGACCCGAAAAAATTGAAGGAAATAAAAGAAGCCCTTGATGAAATGAAAACATTAGAAACGGATAAATCCTGGTACAACAATTTAGAGGTAATGAATAAAGGTGTTTCAAAAGGGAAGGCCATCAAAAGATTAGCTGAGATACTTCAAATTACCCAAGAAAAACGGATTGCCTTTGGGGACAACTATAACGACCTATCCATGAAAGAATCTGTAAGAACCTTTGTGGCCATGGAAAATGGAGAAGAATTTGTCAAGGAACGGGCTGATTATATTACAGCCAGCAATGACGAAAGCGGGGTAGCAAAGGGAATAAAAAAATATATATTGCTTTAG
- a CDS encoding transcriptional regulator PerR, producing the protein MEVLVKTLKSKGCKITPQRLAVFQALKKRKDHPNAESIYKDLEAAYPTMSLATIYKSLELFIDLGLIQVINVGENSFRYDGNNEVHSHLICSQCARVEDLDNSIFQNSIPSVQEISNYKVEKQQFCFYGHCPTCQ; encoded by the coding sequence ATGGAGGTATTAGTAAAAACATTAAAGTCAAAGGGTTGCAAAATTACACCGCAAAGATTAGCTGTCTTTCAAGCATTAAAAAAACGCAAGGATCATCCCAATGCAGAAAGCATTTATAAGGACTTAGAAGCAGCCTATCCTACCATGAGTTTGGCAACTATTTATAAATCATTAGAACTTTTTATTGATTTAGGCCTAATTCAAGTCATCAATGTAGGAGAAAACAGCTTTCGTTATGATGGAAATAACGAAGTCCATTCACATTTGATTTGCTCACAATGCGCAAGGGTGGAGGATCTAGACAATTCAATCTTTCAAAACTCAATTCCTTCGGTTCAGGAAATATCAAATTACAAAGTAGAAAAACAACAGTTTTGCTTTTATGGACATTGTCCTACTTGTCAATAA
- the cobD gene encoding threonine-phosphate decarboxylase CobD produces the protein MRHGGNIVQVEREKSIGAGKILDYSANINPMGVPESFQKIIQEKYNDLCHYPDIDYHHLRFAIGHYYGIQKEDVLVGNGAAQLIFDFIRVLKPQRALILAPTFGEYERALKAFDCDVIRYYLREENSFQINIESLLESLTDSIDLIILCNPNNPTGNLISKEDLKRVVTHCEDKKIKVMIDEAFIDFVGENERSSVLKWVEQYKELIVIRAFTKYFGMPGIRLGFGVCGDKGVQEQMTDTMIPWSVNTFASFFGEVLLNDKVYVEKTKSWLKHEKPRFMVKLKEIKGMKVYPSTANFVLIKLMDSSLSIDELKEKLLERYIMIRDCSNFQGLGEQFFRIAIKDEQSNEKFIQVLSEILS, from the coding sequence ATGAGACATGGTGGAAATATTGTTCAGGTAGAAAGAGAAAAATCCATTGGGGCAGGAAAAATTTTGGATTATAGCGCGAATATTAATCCCATGGGTGTACCTGAATCATTTCAAAAGATAATTCAGGAAAAATATAATGATCTATGTCATTATCCAGATATCGATTATCATCATTTGCGATTTGCCATAGGTCATTATTATGGTATACAAAAAGAAGATGTACTTGTAGGGAATGGTGCAGCACAGCTGATTTTTGATTTTATTCGAGTATTAAAGCCCCAAAGGGCATTGATTTTGGCACCGACATTCGGCGAATATGAACGGGCATTGAAGGCTTTTGATTGTGATGTCATTAGATACTATTTAAGGGAAGAGAACTCCTTCCAGATCAATATCGAAAGCCTGCTAGAATCCTTGACAGATTCTATTGATTTAATTATATTATGCAATCCTAATAATCCAACGGGAAATTTAATTTCAAAAGAAGATCTGAAGCGTGTGGTCACACATTGCGAGGATAAAAAAATAAAAGTAATGATAGATGAGGCTTTCATTGATTTTGTTGGAGAAAACGAAAGATCCAGTGTACTCAAATGGGTAGAACAATATAAGGAGTTAATTGTAATCAGAGCCTTTACAAAGTATTTTGGAATGCCTGGTATTAGACTAGGCTTTGGTGTATGCGGAGACAAAGGGGTACAAGAACAAATGACAGATACAATGATCCCTTGGAGTGTCAATACCTTTGCAAGTTTTTTTGGGGAAGTGCTTTTAAATGATAAAGTCTATGTAGAAAAAACAAAAAGCTGGCTCAAGCATGAAAAACCCCGCTTTATGGTAAAACTAAAGGAAATCAAAGGAATGAAGGTATACCCATCTACTGCTAACTTCGTTTTAATTAAATTAATGGATTCCAGTCTAAGCATAGATGAATTAAAAGAAAAGCTATTGGAGCGATATATTATGATACGGGATTGTTCTAACTTTCAAGGATTAGGGGAACAGTTTTTTAGGATAGCCATTAAAGATGAACAATCAAATGAAAAGTTTATACAAGTCTTAAGTGAAATTTTATCCTAA
- the cbiB gene encoding adenosylcobinamide-phosphate synthase CbiB has protein sequence MILMSAFIIDLIIGDPQWFPHPVRLMGKLILFLEKQCLNKKNKKASQLIAGAFVAFIVIALSYILTSRLIYIGYRIHPIIGGSVSIFLAYTVLATKSLDVETRKVYQALKEGNLSLARRNLSYLVSRQTDELEEIEIARGAVETIAENISDGIVAPMFYLFIGGVPLAMAYKAVNTLDSMIGYRNEKYEYFGKVAARVDDVANYVPARLAVMFISMAALPMGKDFKRGVQTALQDGNKHSSPNAGYPEAAMAGVLGIQLGGMSYYFGKLVEKPTLGQEVEKLNQKHILHTIHMMYAASTVAVVFFSILSIGLRG, from the coding sequence ATGATATTAATGAGTGCCTTTATCATCGATTTAATAATAGGAGATCCACAATGGTTCCCTCATCCAGTACGGCTTATGGGCAAGCTGATTCTCTTTCTTGAGAAACAATGTCTAAATAAGAAGAATAAAAAAGCCTCGCAGCTCATTGCTGGGGCTTTTGTGGCTTTCATCGTGATTGCATTGAGTTATATACTTACCAGTAGGCTTATTTACATAGGCTACCGTATACATCCAATCATAGGGGGCAGTGTTTCTATTTTTCTAGCATATACGGTATTGGCAACAAAGAGTCTAGATGTGGAAACAAGGAAGGTTTATCAGGCCCTAAAAGAGGGTAACTTATCATTAGCACGAAGAAATTTATCTTATCTTGTCAGTAGGCAAACCGATGAATTAGAGGAAATAGAAATTGCCCGTGGCGCTGTGGAAACCATTGCAGAAAATATTTCCGATGGCATTGTGGCACCGATGTTTTATCTTTTCATAGGAGGGGTTCCTCTTGCAATGGCTTATAAAGCTGTGAATACCCTGGACTCAATGATTGGATACCGAAATGAAAAATATGAGTACTTTGGCAAAGTAGCTGCTAGAGTAGATGATGTTGCGAATTATGTACCAGCTAGACTTGCGGTAATGTTTATTTCCATGGCTGCACTACCAATGGGGAAGGATTTTAAAAGAGGAGTGCAAACTGCCCTCCAGGACGGAAATAAACACAGTAGCCCTAATGCGGGATATCCCGAAGCTGCCATGGCAGGTGTATTAGGAATACAACTGGGCGGGATGAGTTACTACTTTGGGAAACTGGTTGAGAAACCAACCCTTGGTCAAGAAGTTGAAAAACTAAATCAAAAACATATTTTACATACGATTCATATGATGTACGCCGCTTCAACGGTGGCAGTGGTATTTTTTAGTATATTATCCATTGGATTGAGGGGGTAG
- a CDS encoding cobyric acid synthase gives MGKSIMVQGTASSVGKSLLTAALCRIFNEDGYRVVPFKSQNMALNSFVTEEGLEMGRAQVFQAEAARIKPQVKMNPILLKPTADSHAQVIIQGAVHGNMTAQEYHQFKPQLKSMLRDIYLDLETSNDIVVIEGAGSPAEINLRDQDIVNMGMAEIADSPVILVGDIDRGGVFASLYGTIMLLEESERSRVKGILINKFRGDLKILEPGLKMLEELINIPVIGVIPYERFDIEDEDSLSDRLQQKNHQESDISIAIIRLPHISNFTDFHLLEQMEGVNVNYIGRNQSIGRPDMIIIPGSKNTIGDLKYLQEVGLAAEIIEVHKTGTMICGICGGYQMLGNRILDPNHVESPEGEIQGLGLLDVETNFESEKVTTQVSGKILDHKLLEEIECGGIEVKGYEIHMGRTLRGATIKPFVKIEERLSKPVDDFDGAINEAGTVFGTYLHGIFDEISLVEKIINGLLMKKGLPTIQQRNCSLEELKDREYSRLAKVVRENIDMKYIYKILEGEA, from the coding sequence TTGGGAAAATCAATTATGGTACAAGGGACAGCTTCTTCTGTAGGAAAGAGCCTACTGACAGCAGCCCTTTGTCGAATATTTAATGAGGATGGTTATCGAGTGGTGCCTTTTAAATCTCAAAACATGGCATTAAACTCCTTCGTGACAGAAGAAGGCCTGGAAATGGGACGTGCCCAAGTTTTTCAAGCAGAAGCAGCAAGGATCAAGCCCCAGGTGAAAATGAACCCTATTTTATTAAAGCCCACAGCGGATAGCCATGCCCAAGTCATTATTCAGGGAGCAGTCCACGGAAATATGACAGCTCAGGAATATCACCAGTTTAAGCCCCAGCTAAAGTCTATGCTTCGGGATATTTATCTGGATTTGGAGACATCCAATGACATTGTGGTCATAGAAGGGGCAGGCAGTCCTGCAGAGATTAATTTAAGAGATCAAGACATCGTCAATATGGGGATGGCAGAAATTGCTGATAGCCCTGTGATATTGGTGGGAGACATTGATAGAGGCGGTGTTTTTGCTTCTCTATATGGGACCATTATGCTCTTGGAGGAATCCGAAAGAAGTCGCGTAAAGGGTATTCTGATTAATAAATTTAGAGGAGATCTAAAAATACTTGAACCAGGATTAAAAATGCTAGAAGAATTAATCAATATTCCTGTCATTGGGGTGATCCCCTATGAAAGATTTGATATAGAGGATGAGGATAGTCTGAGTGACCGATTGCAGCAAAAAAACCACCAAGAATCAGATATTTCTATTGCGATTATCAGACTACCCCATATTTCCAATTTTACAGATTTTCATCTTCTAGAGCAGATGGAAGGAGTTAATGTCAACTATATTGGACGAAACCAAAGCATAGGAAGACCTGATATGATTATTATCCCTGGCTCGAAAAATACAATTGGCGATTTGAAATATTTGCAGGAGGTAGGTTTAGCAGCAGAAATCATTGAAGTCCATAAAACGGGGACAATGATTTGTGGCATTTGTGGGGGCTATCAAATGCTGGGTAATCGCATTTTAGATCCCAATCATGTAGAGAGTCCTGAAGGAGAGATACAAGGATTAGGATTACTGGATGTGGAGACAAATTTTGAAAGTGAAAAGGTGACAACACAGGTGTCAGGAAAAATATTAGATCACAAGCTACTAGAGGAAATTGAATGTGGTGGGATTGAAGTCAAGGGATATGAGATTCATATGGGAAGAACTCTTCGAGGGGCAACCATTAAACCCTTTGTGAAAATTGAAGAAAGACTTAGCAAGCCTGTGGATGACTTCGATGGCGCCATTAATGAAGCTGGAACAGTATTTGGCACCTATCTACATGGGATTTTTGACGAAATTTCCTTAGTTGAAAAGATCATCAACGGATTATTAATGAAAAAAGGACTGCCAACTATTCAACAAAGAAATTGTTCCTTAGAGGAACTGAAGGACAGGGAATACAGTCGCCTTGCAAAGGTAGTTCGAGAAAATATAGATATGAAATATATTTACAAAATTCTGGAGGGTGAAGCATAA
- a CDS encoding heme ABC transporter ATP-binding protein, translated as MDTSIKVNQLTFQYNETKIIDNLEFTIQKGGFLTIIGPNGSGKSTLLKNIAANLIPIKGGVVLEDKPLKAYSIKELAQKMAVVPQNTEVHYDFTVYEIIMMGRHPHLKRFQREGHEDEKRVKEAMESTNTWFLKDRNVNELSGGERQRVIIARALAQEPRVILLDEPTSALDIHHQIEILELLKKLNKEKKVTIIAVLHDINLAARYSEEILLLHQGKKITMGKTEDVITVEHLQKAYEMDMMIDRNVYTGCLQVLPLSTREKNKDTKDLQIHIVCGGGTGKDLIQTLNDQGYQVTAGVLNVGDSDWELGKLLSIEMAEEEPFSPISDEVLQRGHQQAQDADLVILCGAPIGNGNLKNLEIIKEQLNQKKPVYLYVQPFQGKRLDYTGGEATEILGQFMNEGLIKVESIEALLDVLEG; from the coding sequence ATGGATACATCAATCAAAGTAAACCAACTAACCTTTCAATATAATGAGACAAAAATAATAGATAATTTAGAGTTCACCATTCAAAAAGGTGGATTTCTAACCATTATCGGTCCTAATGGCTCAGGAAAGTCAACACTACTAAAGAATATTGCAGCCAATCTCATTCCTATAAAAGGTGGCGTTGTATTAGAAGACAAACCATTGAAGGCATACTCCATTAAGGAATTAGCGCAGAAAATGGCAGTGGTACCTCAAAACACAGAGGTGCACTATGATTTTACGGTCTATGAAATCATTATGATGGGAAGACATCCCCACTTAAAACGCTTTCAAAGAGAAGGTCATGAGGATGAAAAGCGTGTCAAAGAAGCAATGGAATCAACAAATACATGGTTTTTAAAGGATCGAAATGTAAATGAGCTCAGCGGTGGAGAACGACAACGGGTTATTATTGCCAGAGCCCTAGCCCAAGAGCCAAGGGTGATTCTACTAGACGAGCCAACCTCGGCACTCGACATCCATCATCAAATTGAAATATTAGAATTACTTAAAAAGTTAAACAAAGAAAAGAAAGTCACAATTATCGCTGTGCTACATGATATCAATCTTGCTGCTAGATATAGTGAGGAGATTTTACTGCTTCATCAGGGAAAGAAGATTACCATGGGAAAAACAGAGGATGTCATTACGGTTGAACATCTACAAAAAGCATATGAGATGGATATGATGATTGATAGAAACGTATACACAGGTTGTCTACAGGTCCTACCCCTGTCTACTCGAGAAAAAAATAAGGACACGAAAGATTTACAAATTCACATTGTTTGTGGAGGGGGAACAGGAAAAGACCTAATACAAACCCTCAATGACCAGGGATATCAAGTGACAGCCGGTGTCTTAAATGTTGGAGATAGCGATTGGGAGTTAGGGAAGCTACTGTCTATAGAAATGGCTGAGGAAGAACCATTTAGTCCCATTAGTGATGAAGTCCTCCAAAGAGGCCATCAGCAGGCCCAGGATGCAGATCTGGTGATTTTATGTGGGGCTCCCATTGGAAATGGAAATCTGAAAAACTTAGAGATTATTAAAGAACAGCTAAATCAGAAGAAGCCAGTATATCTTTATGTCCAACCCTTTCAAGGAAAAAGATTAGATTATACTGGTGGAGAAGCAACAGAAATACTAGGTCAATTTATGAATGAAGGATTAATCAAAGTAGAGAGCATAGAAGCTTTATTAGATGTATTGGAGGGATGA
- a CDS encoding FecCD family ABC transporter permease produces the protein MEAKMKEWMKTYQIFIALLILLFIVMVGASVMGAASIKVIDSARIILNQIPILGRWVTLDGISEAHIRIITSIRLPRMFLTLLVGFGLSVVGVAFQGMLKNPMADPFIIGTSSGAALGAAIAILFKFNRVILGLSMTSIFAFIGALAATLIVYQLAKVKEKVPVTTLLLAGIATGQFFSAILSFIMVLSTNDVATIVYWTMGSFSSRGWNHVQIVFIPILLGSAVIYILAKDLNLLLLGEDTAHNTGVDVEKVKGIVLVVGAFITAFAVSVSGIIGFVGLIIPHITRMIVGPDHRVLIPASGLIGGIFLIMADTFARTIISPTEIPVGIITALVGGPFFIYLLRRTKRMA, from the coding sequence ATGGAGGCAAAAATGAAGGAATGGATGAAAACCTACCAAATATTTATTGCGTTACTGATTTTACTATTTATCGTCATGGTAGGGGCCTCAGTTATGGGAGCTGCTAGCATCAAAGTGATAGATAGTGCTAGAATCATTTTAAATCAAATTCCTATTTTAGGTAGATGGGTTACTCTAGACGGGATCTCCGAAGCTCATATTCGTATTATCACTAGCATTCGCCTGCCCAGGATGTTTTTAACACTATTAGTAGGTTTTGGTCTATCGGTTGTAGGGGTGGCATTTCAAGGGATGCTGAAAAATCCAATGGCGGATCCTTTTATTATTGGGACTTCCTCAGGAGCTGCCTTAGGAGCTGCCATTGCCATCCTATTTAAATTTAATCGAGTGATTCTAGGCTTGAGTATGACCTCGATTTTTGCTTTTATTGGGGCATTGGCTGCCACTTTAATTGTCTATCAGCTGGCTAAAGTAAAGGAAAAGGTGCCAGTGACCACCTTGCTCTTGGCGGGTATTGCAACGGGACAATTTTTTTCAGCCATCCTATCCTTTATCATGGTGCTTTCGACAAATGATGTGGCCACCATTGTCTATTGGACCATGGGAAGTTTTTCATCTCGAGGATGGAACCATGTTCAAATCGTTTTTATTCCCATTTTGTTAGGAAGTGCAGTGATCTATATATTGGCAAAGGATTTAAATTTATTATTACTTGGAGAAGATACAGCCCATAATACAGGAGTAGATGTTGAAAAGGTAAAGGGAATTGTACTGGTTGTAGGGGCATTTATCACTGCCTTTGCCGTCTCTGTAAGTGGGATCATCGGATTTGTTGGATTGATTATCCCTCATATTACCAGAATGATTGTGGGACCAGATCATCGGGTATTGATACCGGCCAGTGGACTGATTGGGGGCATTTTCTTGATCATGGCTGATACATTTGCCAGAACCATTATTTCCCCAACAGAGATTCCAGTAGGTATTATTACTGCCTTAGTAGGAGGACCTTTCTTTATATACTTATTGAGAAGGACCAAAAGAATGGCATAG
- a CDS encoding ABC transporter substrate-binding protein: MKNKKILLLIIGVLLMIGLFTGCAAQQEEITEGEIPEEVLDETEKRYPLEITDGLGYDIIIEAKPERIISISPSQTEILYALGLGDRLVGVSDYCDYPEEALTKEKVGSSWTVNVERIIELMPDVVFTFGDSQPEAMQQIAAAGITVVRYVPESIDEIFETMRSTGEITDTVAEAESVIAEMAEKRDAIINAVAGRETIRVFYQMWDEPLMTAGPSSFIDELIVLAGGENIAGDAQGAYPQYSVEVMVEKDPEVFLAPAHMGDETDLTEEQEQELIKEIKSRPGYSEITAIKEDRVEVLEPNVVSRPGARIIEAFEVIAKAVHPDLF; this comes from the coding sequence ATGAAAAACAAAAAAATACTTTTGTTAATAATAGGAGTACTTTTAATGATAGGGCTCTTCACAGGCTGTGCAGCACAACAGGAAGAGATTACTGAAGGAGAAATCCCTGAAGAGGTCCTGGATGAAACAGAAAAGAGATATCCCTTAGAAATAACCGATGGGCTAGGATATGATATTATTATTGAAGCAAAACCAGAGCGAATCATCTCCATTTCACCAAGTCAAACAGAAATTTTGTACGCCCTAGGACTAGGTGATCGACTTGTAGGGGTGTCAGACTACTGCGATTATCCTGAAGAAGCCTTGACAAAGGAAAAAGTCGGAAGCTCTTGGACTGTTAATGTCGAGCGAATTATTGAATTGATGCCAGATGTTGTTTTTACATTTGGAGATAGCCAACCTGAAGCAATGCAACAAATTGCAGCCGCTGGTATCACCGTGGTGAGGTATGTGCCAGAATCCATCGATGAGATTTTTGAAACAATGAGATCCACAGGAGAAATCACAGATACAGTAGCTGAAGCAGAAAGTGTTATTGCTGAAATGGCAGAAAAAAGAGATGCCATTATCAATGCCGTGGCAGGACGCGAAACGATTAGGGTGTTTTATCAAATGTGGGACGAGCCTTTAATGACAGCAGGACCAAGCTCTTTTATTGATGAACTCATTGTTTTAGCTGGTGGTGAAAATATCGCTGGGGATGCACAAGGCGCTTATCCACAATATAGTGTAGAAGTCATGGTAGAAAAGGACCCAGAGGTGTTTTTAGCTCCTGCTCACATGGGTGATGAAACAGATTTAACAGAAGAACAAGAGCAAGAACTCATTAAGGAAATAAAATCAAGACCTGGATATTCAGAAATCACTGCAATTAAAGAAGATAGAGTTGAAGTGCTAGAGCCTAATGTGGTTTCGAGACCAGGGGCTAGGATTATAGAAGCATTCGAGGTCATTGCCAAGGCAGTACATCCTGATTTATTCTAA
- a CDS encoding histidine phosphatase family protein, whose amino-acid sequence MTRIYLIRHGETQDNYEKKLCGWIDGPLNQLGKIQAAGCGEALRNIKMHVIYTSPLKRAYETAEAIRGERQEEVIVVEELKELHFGDLEGWTMKAVQETHPDIYNGIRTDSVNFQFPNGESMKQMHERATKKIEELIEKHPNENIVIVAHSGVLRSVIAHLITGKIDHHWSFKVDHCSISIVEKVGDMYVLNKLNQDRHLV is encoded by the coding sequence ATGACTCGAATTTATTTGATACGGCACGGGGAAACCCAGGATAACTATGAAAAAAAGCTTTGTGGTTGGATTGATGGGCCTTTAAATCAATTAGGAAAAATTCAAGCCGCTGGCTGCGGAGAGGCATTGAGAAACATAAAAATGCATGTCATTTATACCAGTCCCCTAAAGCGTGCCTATGAAACTGCAGAGGCAATTAGAGGGGAACGACAAGAAGAAGTCATTGTTGTAGAAGAGCTTAAAGAGCTCCACTTTGGAGATTTGGAAGGATGGACCATGAAGGCAGTACAAGAAACACATCCAGATATTTATAATGGAATTAGAACTGATTCAGTAAATTTTCAGTTTCCCAATGGGGAAAGCATGAAGCAAATGCATGAACGAGCAACCAAGAAGATAGAAGAGCTGATTGAGAAACATCCCAATGAAAATATTGTGATTGTGGCACACTCCGGTGTACTCCGAAGTGTGATTGCACATTTGATAACGGGCAAAATTGATCATCATTGGAGTTTTAAAGTAGATCATTGTAGTATTTCAATAGTTGAGAAGGTTGGAGACATGTATGTTTTAAACAAGCTCAACCAGGACAGACATCTAGTGTAA
- the cobS gene encoding adenosylcobinamide-GDP ribazoletransferase, which yields MNRFISILQFLTRIPIKRDVPMEEAFHKGIIYFPVVGGIIGALLMVAYRGASLYLAHSLSALLTVGFFVFLTGGLHLDGLGDTFDGLYSNRNKETILEIMKDSRLGTNGVLAMVFILLLKLYGIQGLGEHQIYWGIILMPVMGRQAIVYGCYRTIYGRSQGLGHLFIGKVSKKELLISSLLTFILAAMHLPSLIFALLLPIGSQLYKGHVMKKIDGMTGDTLGSLCELTEGCYLLFILLITGAGLF from the coding sequence ATGAATCGATTTATTAGTATTTTACAATTCTTAACACGAATTCCTATCAAAAGGGATGTTCCTATGGAGGAAGCATTTCACAAAGGAATTATCTATTTTCCAGTGGTGGGGGGCATTATTGGTGCACTGCTCATGGTAGCCTATCGAGGCGCTTCTCTATATCTAGCACATTCTTTATCTGCTCTATTAACCGTGGGATTTTTTGTTTTTCTTACGGGAGGCCTACACCTAGATGGATTGGGTGACACATTTGATGGACTGTACAGTAATCGTAATAAGGAAACCATACTGGAGATTATGAAGGACAGTAGACTGGGAACGAATGGTGTCCTAGCTATGGTATTTATCCTACTTCTAAAGCTTTACGGAATCCAGGGATTAGGAGAACATCAAATCTATTGGGGAATCATACTGATGCCAGTAATGGGAAGACAGGCTATCGTATATGGCTGTTATCGAACAATCTATGGTCGAAGCCAGGGCTTAGGACATCTCTTTATTGGAAAGGTCAGTAAAAAAGAGCTATTGATCAGCAGTTTGTTGACCTTTATCTTGGCGGCCATGCATTTGCCTAGTCTTATTTTTGCTCTTCTGCTACCCATAGGAAGTCAATTATATAAAGGGCATGTAATGAAGAAAATTGATGGCATGACCGGGGATACATTAGGATCCCTATGTGAGTTGACTGAAGGATGCTATTTATTATTTATCCTTTTGATTACTGGGGCAGGATTGTTCTAA
- a CDS encoding cob(I)yrinic acid a,c-diamide adenosyltransferase gives MSKKLEQGLIHIYTGDGKGKTTAALGQGMRTAGAGYRVLMVQFLKGNETGELNSIEKLGEGFEIMRFGPINNFYRNLSSERRVEVKEDIGQGIEQIEVLMIADAYDLIILDEIMASIYLDIVSVEAIISLIDKKPNHVELILTGRQAPEVLVQRADYVTEMKMIKHPFEKGIISREGIEH, from the coding sequence ATGAGTAAAAAGCTAGAACAAGGATTAATACATATTTATACAGGTGATGGAAAAGGAAAGACGACAGCTGCACTGGGTCAAGGAATGCGAACAGCTGGGGCCGGCTATCGTGTACTCATGGTACAGTTCTTAAAAGGAAATGAAACTGGAGAGTTAAATAGTATTGAGAAGCTGGGAGAAGGCTTTGAAATCATGAGATTTGGACCTATCAATAATTTTTATCGAAATCTAAGTTCAGAAAGACGGGTAGAGGTAAAAGAAGATATTGGACAGGGAATAGAACAAATTGAGGTGCTTATGATAGCAGATGCATATGATTTGATTATTCTAGATGAAATCATGGCTTCGATCTATTTGGATATTGTCTCAGTTGAGGCTATTATCAGTCTCATAGACAAAAAACCCAATCATGTTGAATTGATTTTAACAGGCAGACAAGCACCAGAAGTTTTGGTCCAACGTGCAGATTATGTGACGGAAATGAAAATGATCAAGCATCCCTTCGAAAAAGGGATTATATCTAGGGAAGGTATTGAACATTGA
- the cobU gene encoding bifunctional adenosylcobinamide kinase/adenosylcobinamide-phosphate guanylyltransferase — protein sequence MSGKKLVLVTGGARSGKSSFGESLLREKQGNILYIATAQAFDEEMKERIKHHKIQRPSHWMTHEGYENLGPVISVLGGQIEGVLLDCVTIMVTNLMFQLESNWDEVGTERIHQVENHIQAEVKTLLDTVKGLEIPVIFITNEIGMGIVPENKLARIFRDIAGRVNQMIAKEADQVYLVTCGISQRIK from the coding sequence ATGAGTGGAAAAAAACTTGTACTGGTTACTGGTGGCGCTAGAAGTGGGAAAAGTAGCTTTGGAGAGTCATTATTGAGGGAGAAACAGGGAAATATATTATATATTGCCACTGCCCAAGCCTTCGATGAGGAAATGAAGGAACGTATCAAGCATCACAAAATACAAAGACCATCCCATTGGATGACCCATGAAGGGTATGAAAATTTAGGTCCGGTCATAAGTGTCTTGGGCGGTCAAATAGAAGGGGTACTACTAGACTGTGTCACAATCATGGTGACGAACTTAATGTTTCAACTAGAATCCAATTGGGATGAGGTGGGTACAGAAAGAATTCATCAGGTGGAGAATCACATCCAAGCAGAGGTAAAGACCTTGCTAGATACAGTAAAGGGCTTAGAGATACCAGTCATATTCATTACAAATGAAATTGGTATGGGAATCGTCCCAGAGAATAAGCTTGCGCGGATTTTTCGGGACATTGCAGGAAGGGTTAACCAAATGATTGCCAAGGAAGCAGACCAGGTTTATTTAGTGACATGTGGGATATCACAACGGATCAAATAG